ACATCTCGCTGAGCGTGACGTGCTACCGCCAGGTCTTCGACAAGGTCGCCGACGTGATCAGCGAGGGCGCGCGGGTGGTGGTGCACGCCAAGCCGGAGTGGTACGCGCCGCGCGGTCAGCTGTCGCTGCGGGCGGCCGAGATCCGGCCGGTCGGGGTGGGTGAACTCCTCGCCCGGCTGGAGCAGTTGAAGAAGTCCCTGGCGGCGGAGGGGCTGTTCGCGGCGGAGCGCAAGAAGCCGCTGCCGTTCCTCCCGCAGCTGATCGGGCTGGTCTGCGGCCGGGCCAGCGCCGCCGAGCGCGACGTGCTGGAGAACGCCCGGCACCGCTGGCCGGCGGTCCGCTTCGCGGTGCGCAACGTACCGGTGCAGGGGGTGCACGCGGTGCCGCAGGTGATCGCGGCGGTCCAGGAGCTGGACGCGCTGCCCGAGGTGGACGTGATCATCGTGGCGCGCGGCGGCGGCAGCGTGGAGGACCTGCTGCCGTTCTCCGACGAGCAGCTGGTGCGGGCCGTGGGCGCGGCGGCCACACCGGTCGTCTCGGCGATCGGCCACGAGCCGGACACCCCGCTGCTGGACCTGGTGGCCGACCTGCGCGCGTCGACGCCGACGGACGCGGCGAAGAAGGTGGTGCCGGACGTGGGCGAGGAGCTGGCGCGGGTGCGGCAGCTGCGGGAGCGGGCGCTGCGCGCGATCGACGGCTTCCTGCAGCGGGAGGAGCGCGGGCTGGCCGGCGCCTTGCAGCGGCCGTGCATACAACGGCCGCAGCGGATGGTCGAGGAGCGCGAGGAGCAGGTGGCGGCCCTGGCGGCGCGCGGCCGGCGGACGCTGGGCCACCTGCTGGACCGGGCCGACTCGGAGCTGGTGCACACCCTCGCGCGAGTGGTCGCGCTCTCCCCCAAGGCGACGCTGGAGCGCGGCTATGCGGTGCTGCAGAAGCCGGACGGGGCGGCGGTGCGCTCACCGCGGGAGGTCGGTGTGGACGAGGAACTCCGGGCCCGGGTGGCCGAGGGCGAGTTCAGGGTGCGGGTGGACGGCGTCCCGGGCGCTGTCACACCCCCTGCATAGGGTGGGAGACATGGCGAAGGCGAAGACGGACGACGGGGTGGACGCGGAGCAGGGCGGGGCGGCCGGCGCACCGGCGCAGGTGCCGCCGGTGGACTCCACGCTCGGCTACGAGCAGGCGCGGGACGAGCTGATCGAGGTCGTCCGCAGCCTGGAGGCGGGCGGCACGACGCTGGAGGAGTCCCTGGCGCTGTGGGAGCGCGGCGAGGCGCTGGCGAAGGTCTGCCGTCGCTGGCTGGACGGCGCCCGCGCCCGCCTGGACGCGGCCCTGGCGGAGCCGGACGAGGCGGAGGCGGGCCCGGCGGGCGACTGAGCCGGCGGCCGGCGAAAGATCGGGAACATGTGAATCGGCTCACAACCCGACAGATTTAGTTGAATCTTAATCTATCCGCTTTAGAGTGGTAGGGACCGAACCTGAACCGATCCGATTCACCGAGGTGCCCTTATGTCTCTCGCCCTTGACGCCGCCGCTCAGGACCTGCTGTTCCGCGAGGCCCAGACCGCCAACACGTTCACGGACGAGCCGGTGACGGACGAGCAGGTCCAGGCGGTCTACGACCTGGTGAAGTTCGGCCCGACCGCCTTCAACCAGTCCCCGCTGCGGATCACCCTGGTCCGTTCCGAGGAAGCCCGTCAGCGCCTGGTCAACCACGCCATGGGCGCCAACGGCCCGAAGACCCTGACCGCCCCGCTGACCGCGATCCTCTCCGTGGACCTGGACTTCCACGAGAAGCTGCCGGAGCTCTTCCCGCACGCCCCGGGCATCAAGGACAGCTTCTTCTCCGAGGCCGCCGTCCGCGAGGTCGCCGGCACCCAGAACGCCACCCTGCAGGCCGGCTACTTCATCGTCGGCGTCCGCGCCGCCGGGCTGGCCGCCGGCCCGATGACCGGCTTCGACTTCACCGGCGTGGACAAGGAGTTCTTCGGCGACGGCAAGCAGAAGTCGTTCATGGTCGTCAACATCGGCAAGCCGGGCGCCGACGCCTTCTTCCCGCGCTCGCCGCGGCTGACCTTCGACGACGCCGTCACCACCGTCTGAGCAGGCACCCCCGCACGACGACGAGGCCGCCGCACCCCTCCCGGGTGCGGCGGCCTCGTCGTCGGTGCGGGCGCGCGGGCCGTCGTGCGTACGGCCGCGGGCCGCGCCCGGTCAGCCCTTCTTGGCCACCAGCGCGGCCGCCAGATCCGCGAGCCGCCCGTACGGCGCGGTACCGGTGACGACCGTGGTCACGCCCGACTCCTCGCGGACCAGCGCCCGGTACCGGTCACCCTTGTAGCGGTCCCACTTCTTGCTGCCGACGGCCTGCTTGCCCTCGACCTTGGTGGCGCCGAGCGTGACCTCACGGATGAACTTGCGCGCGGGCGCGTCGCTCTGCTCGACGGACGCGTACTCCTGCTCGGGGTCGAGCATGCCCAGGTGCCAGGCACCGCCCTTGCCGTCGTCGCTCGCCTTGTACGAGACCGACGTGGCGCGCCAGGTCTTCGGCAGCCCCTCCGGTGCCGCGACGGCGTAGGGCGCCGCCCGCCGGGCCGTGATGACCTCGACGCGGTAGTCGACCGTCTTGACGGCGCTCTTCTCCGCGTCGGCGCTGTCGTCGTGCGGGATGAAGATGTAGATCGCCCCGACCAGGGCGCCGATCACCGCCAGCGACAGGACCATGTCCCGCACCGTTTGCCTGCCTCGCATACCTGCCACGTCCCTATCGTCCCCCATGCCCGCGGCGACTCCGACAGGCCCCCTGGTGACGGCCGTCACCCGTGCAAACGAAGGATCGTGGCCGCATTCGTCCGCTCATGCGAAGGGCCCTCTGCTCATTTTGGCGGTCGGCAGATAAGGTCGGACCTACCCTCATCCTTCGCGGCCGTCGCCGTACAGAAAGGTGCGCTCGATGACCGAGCATCATCTCCCGTCCCAACTCGAGGTCAGCCCCGAGGCCCCGGACCGCAACCTCGCCCTGGAACTCGTCCGGGTGACCGAGGCCGGTGCCATGGCGTCGGGCCGCTGGGTGGGCCGAGGCGACAAGAACGGCGCGGACGGCGCGGCGGTCAAGGCCATGCGCGCCCTGATCCACACCGTCTCGATGAACGGCGTCGTGGTCATCGGGGAGGGCGAGAAGGACCACGCCCCGATGCTCTACAACGGTGAGCGGGTCGGCGACGGGACCGGCCCGGAGTGCGATGTGGCCGTGGACCCGGTGGACGGCACGACGCTGACCGCCAAGGGCATGGCGAACGCCGTCTCCGTGATGGCGGTCGCCGAGCGCGGCGCGATGTTCGACCCGTCCGCGGTGTTCTACATGGACAAGCTGGCGACCGGGCCGGAGGCGGCGGACTTCGTCGACATCACGGCGCCGGTGGCGGTCAACATCAAGCGGATCGCCAAGGCCAAGAAGTCCGCGGTCGAGGACGTCACCGTGGTCATCCTGGACCGGCCGCGCCACGAGGGCCTGGTCAAGGAGGTCCGGGAGGCCGGTGCCCGGATCAAGTTCATCTCCGACGGCGACGTCGCCGGCGCGATCATGGCGGCCCGCGAGGGCACCGGCGTCGACCTGCTGCTGGGCATCGGCGGTACCCCCGAGGGCATCATCACCGCCTGCGCGATGAAGTGTCTGGGCGGCACGCTGCAGGCCAAGCTGTGGCCGAAGGACGACGAGGAGCGGCAGCGCGCGCTGGACGCCGGGCACGACCTGGACAAGGTGCTCCAGATCGACGACCTGGTCCGCAGCGACAACGTCTTCTTCGTCGCCACCGGCATCACCGACGGCGAGCTGCTGCGCGGCGTGCGCTACCGCGCCGAGACCGCCTACACCCAGTCCCTGGTGATGCGCTCCAAGTCCGGCACGATCCGGCAGATCGACTCCCAGCACCGGCTGTCGAAGCTGCGCGCGTACAGCTCGGTGGACTTCGAGCGCCCCAGCTAGCGGCGCCTGGCGGCGCCCGTCCCGGGCACGCACTTCGCCCCCGTCGGAGAGTCTCCGGCGGGGGCGAAGTGGCCCATGGGCCGCGGGGATCGGAGTGCCGTCAGCCCGCCGCGGGCATATGGGCCGCGCGCTGGAGCTCGGCCTCGCGCCGCCGTCGGCGGGTCAGCACGACCCGCCGTTCGGCCGCGGTCAGGCCGCCCCAGACGCCGTACGGCTCCGGCTGGAGCAGCGCGTGCTCCCGGCACTCGACCATCACGGGGCAGCGGGCACAGACCCGCTTCGCCGCTTCCTCCCTGGCCAGCCGCGCGGCGGTCGGCTCCTTGGACGGGGCGAAGAACAGCCCGGCTTCGTCCCGTCGGCACACCGCCTCCGAATGCCAGGGACCGGCTTCGTCGCGTGCAGGCACTCGCGGGGACGGAACGACAGCGGCATCCTGCAGGGGCTGATGCGGTAGCAGCACGGTCTACTCCTGACGACGGCTTCGGCGAGAGAAATCACCCTTGCCCGTCTCGCTGCGCACGGCCTTTTTCCGCACCCCGCAGCCGTACGAGAGACGATGCACCAGCCCTACCCGCTGTGCGCACGCTTATGCACTCCGTGGCGATCGTGCGGAAACCCGACATCGCGACAAGGCGAAGAACGCGCTCAGTCGTCCCGCCCCCTGCGGAAGCGGTCCCGGCGCTCGCGCCGTTCGGCCCGCAGTCGCTCGTGCCACTCCTGCCGCTCCTCGCGCATCCGCTGGTGGCGTTCGCGGTGCTCCTCGCGCAACCGCTGGTGGTGTTCGCGGTGCTCGTCGCGCAGCTGGTGGCGCAGCTCCCGGTGGCCCTCGCGCAGCCGCCCGCGCAGGTCG
The sequence above is a segment of the Streptomyces lydicus genome. Coding sequences within it:
- the xseA gene encoding exodeoxyribonuclease VII large subunit; its protein translation is MAVSTSPETPIPVGEVSRLIGGWIDRLGAVWVEGQITQLSRRPGAGVVFLTLRDPSYDISLSVTCYRQVFDKVADVISEGARVVVHAKPEWYAPRGQLSLRAAEIRPVGVGELLARLEQLKKSLAAEGLFAAERKKPLPFLPQLIGLVCGRASAAERDVLENARHRWPAVRFAVRNVPVQGVHAVPQVIAAVQELDALPEVDVIIVARGGGSVEDLLPFSDEQLVRAVGAAATPVVSAIGHEPDTPLLDLVADLRASTPTDAAKKVVPDVGEELARVRQLRERALRAIDGFLQREERGLAGALQRPCIQRPQRMVEEREEQVAALAARGRRTLGHLLDRADSELVHTLARVVALSPKATLERGYAVLQKPDGAAVRSPREVGVDEELRARVAEGEFRVRVDGVPGAVTPPA
- a CDS encoding exodeoxyribonuclease VII small subunit; the protein is MAKAKTDDGVDAEQGGAAGAPAQVPPVDSTLGYEQARDELIEVVRSLEAGGTTLEESLALWERGEALAKVCRRWLDGARARLDAALAEPDEAEAGPAGD
- a CDS encoding malonic semialdehyde reductase, with the protein product MSLALDAAAQDLLFREAQTANTFTDEPVTDEQVQAVYDLVKFGPTAFNQSPLRITLVRSEEARQRLVNHAMGANGPKTLTAPLTAILSVDLDFHEKLPELFPHAPGIKDSFFSEAAVREVAGTQNATLQAGYFIVGVRAAGLAAGPMTGFDFTGVDKEFFGDGKQKSFMVVNIGKPGADAFFPRSPRLTFDDAVTTV
- a CDS encoding DUF4245 domain-containing protein, with translation MRGRQTVRDMVLSLAVIGALVGAIYIFIPHDDSADAEKSAVKTVDYRVEVITARRAAPYAVAAPEGLPKTWRATSVSYKASDDGKGGAWHLGMLDPEQEYASVEQSDAPARKFIREVTLGATKVEGKQAVGSKKWDRYKGDRYRALVREESGVTTVVTGTAPYGRLADLAAALVAKKG
- the glpX gene encoding class II fructose-bisphosphatase is translated as MTEHHLPSQLEVSPEAPDRNLALELVRVTEAGAMASGRWVGRGDKNGADGAAVKAMRALIHTVSMNGVVVIGEGEKDHAPMLYNGERVGDGTGPECDVAVDPVDGTTLTAKGMANAVSVMAVAERGAMFDPSAVFYMDKLATGPEAADFVDITAPVAVNIKRIAKAKKSAVEDVTVVILDRPRHEGLVKEVREAGARIKFISDGDVAGAIMAAREGTGVDLLLGIGGTPEGIITACAMKCLGGTLQAKLWPKDDEERQRALDAGHDLDKVLQIDDLVRSDNVFFVATGITDGELLRGVRYRAETAYTQSLVMRSKSGTIRQIDSQHRLSKLRAYSSVDFERPS
- a CDS encoding WhiB family transcriptional regulator, encoding MLLPHQPLQDAAVVPSPRVPARDEAGPWHSEAVCRRDEAGLFFAPSKEPTAARLAREEAAKRVCARCPVMVECREHALLQPEPYGVWGGLTAAERRVVLTRRRRREAELQRAAHMPAAG